One segment of Bacillota bacterium DNA contains the following:
- a CDS encoding FAD/NAD(P)-binding protein — protein MVKIKEVARRRPANPYLPRPVEILAIKDETPDVRTYTLRLRDGAPFTFMPGQFNMVSVLGVGEAPISFSSNPESREALDRGIFQHTIRAVGNVTKALARLQAGEQFWVRGPYGTGWPRDLARRDLTIIAGGIGLAPLRPVILQKLEEKGGRLEILYGARTPGDMIFRDEFPDWEARGARLLLTVDRVPEGENWPHRVGLVTNWLQEMEVRPEQGSVFICGPEIMMKYVVRGLTERNWRPQRIFVSLERRMECGIKICGRCQIDSEYVCQDGPVFSHAVVKDLLGTDL, from the coding sequence ATGGTAAAAATTAAGGAAGTGGCTAGGCGGAGGCCCGCCAACCCTTATTTGCCGCGCCCGGTAGAGATCCTGGCAATCAAGGATGAAACTCCAGATGTGAGAACATATACCTTACGCCTCAGGGACGGGGCCCCTTTTACTTTCATGCCGGGCCAGTTCAACATGGTTTCCGTGTTAGGAGTGGGAGAGGCACCGATCTCTTTCAGTTCCAATCCGGAAAGCCGGGAGGCCCTGGACAGGGGGATCTTCCAGCACACGATCCGGGCCGTGGGAAACGTAACAAAGGCCCTTGCCCGGCTCCAGGCTGGAGAACAATTCTGGGTGCGGGGGCCTTACGGGACGGGGTGGCCGCGGGACCTGGCGCGCCGCGATCTAACAATAATCGCGGGAGGAATCGGGCTCGCTCCCCTGCGTCCCGTTATCCTCCAGAAGCTCGAGGAAAAAGGGGGCCGCCTGGAGATTCTCTATGGGGCGCGGACGCCGGGTGATATGATTTTCCGGGATGAATTTCCAGACTGGGAAGCCCGGGGGGCGCGGCTTCTTTTAACTGTTGACCGGGTTCCCGAGGGCGAGAACTGGCCGCACCGGGTCGGCCTGGTGACCAACTGGCTGCAGGAGATGGAGGTACGCCCGGAACAGGGGTCTGTTTTTATTTGCGGGCCCGAGATCATGATGAAGTACGTTGTACGTGGGCTTACGGAGAGGAACTGGCGGCCGCAGCGGATCTTTGTTTCCCTCGAGCGACGGATGGAGTGCGGTATCAAGATCTGCGGGCGGTGCCAGATCGATTCGGAATACGTCTGCCAGGATGGCCCCGTCTTCTCCCATGCTGTTGTGAAAGATTTACTGGGAACCGATCTTTAA
- a CDS encoding 4Fe-4S dicluster domain-containing protein: MPEKVLQGVVGEDAVIDRMALTFIFNRLRERGYTVYGTVNEKGTGLFRPLGDLSDLSLRCTGGTLPPKHIWYKPFETLFAYDRVRNHFKADVPPVKQAVFGIRPCDVHALLALDEVFLGGGYPDPYYWARRVELVLVVFNCVEAGDTCFCSSMGTGPGLGHDYDLLFTELLRKDGASGRERYLIEIGSSAGGELVQGLKGEEAKQEDHQEKRRRLTGAGQGNRFTLETDRLPRLMQEGYKHPYWEEITNKCFACANCTSVCPTCYCADIFDETDFNLRETRRKRRWSWCFLVEFAAVHGGNYREKHIDRLRQFMQHKLNFSIGQHGFFHCVGCGRCIVWCPANIDIAQTGRVIRGDA; the protein is encoded by the coding sequence TTGCCGGAGAAGGTTTTACAGGGTGTGGTTGGAGAAGATGCAGTTATTGACCGGATGGCCTTGACGTTTATTTTTAACCGGCTGCGGGAGCGGGGTTACACCGTGTATGGGACGGTGAATGAGAAAGGTACAGGACTTTTCCGGCCCCTCGGAGATCTTTCCGATCTCAGCCTGCGCTGTACAGGAGGTACCCTTCCTCCGAAGCATATCTGGTACAAGCCTTTCGAAACTTTATTTGCCTATGACCGCGTAAGAAATCATTTTAAAGCCGACGTACCTCCTGTGAAGCAGGCGGTTTTCGGGATCCGCCCCTGCGATGTCCATGCACTTCTCGCCCTGGATGAAGTCTTTCTGGGCGGCGGCTATCCTGACCCTTATTACTGGGCGCGCCGGGTAGAACTGGTCCTTGTTGTTTTTAACTGCGTGGAGGCCGGGGATACCTGCTTCTGCTCTTCGATGGGGACAGGGCCGGGGCTGGGCCATGATTACGATCTGCTCTTTACGGAGCTTTTAAGAAAAGACGGTGCATCAGGCCGGGAGCGCTACCTTATAGAAATAGGAAGCAGTGCCGGAGGAGAACTGGTTCAGGGTCTGAAGGGAGAAGAAGCAAAACAAGAGGACCACCAGGAAAAGCGCCGGCGCCTGACGGGAGCCGGCCAGGGAAATCGTTTCACCCTGGAAACCGACCGGCTTCCCCGTTTAATGCAGGAGGGTTACAAGCACCCTTACTGGGAGGAAATCACGAATAAGTGTTTCGCCTGCGCTAACTGCACCTCTGTCTGTCCCACCTGTTACTGTGCTGATATTTTTGATGAGACCGATTTCAACTTGCGGGAAACCAGGCGGAAAAGGCGCTGGTCCTGGTGCTTTCTCGTTGAATTTGCGGCAGTTCACGGGGGGAATTACCGGGAGAAGCACATCGACCGGCTGCGCCAGTTCATGCAACACAAACTGAACTTTTCTATCGGCCAGCACGGATTTTTTCACTGCGTGGGGTGCGGGCGGTGCATCGTCTGGTGCCCTGCTAACATCGATATTGCCCAAACCGGGCGGGTAATCCGGGGGGATGCTTAA
- a CDS encoding Hsp20/alpha crystallin family protein, giving the protein MTLMRWDPWRELTSFREAINRLFDETLTRRFGWGEWKPSVDMVDRGTEFVVRADLPGYSPENVEITVQENAVLIHGKVKEERETKEENYQVRERSYGSFARSLPLPVPIIPEQARASFKNGVLEIILPKVEAPKGRTLQIETE; this is encoded by the coding sequence ATGACTTTAATGCGCTGGGATCCCTGGCGGGAACTGACGTCCTTCAGGGAAGCAATTAACCGTCTTTTCGACGAGACTCTCACCCGTCGTTTCGGTTGGGGCGAATGGAAACCTTCCGTTGATATGGTGGATAGAGGAACAGAATTCGTCGTAAGGGCCGACCTGCCCGGTTATAGCCCGGAAAACGTCGAGATTACCGTCCAGGAAAATGCGGTTTTGATTCACGGGAAAGTGAAAGAAGAAAGGGAAACAAAAGAGGAGAATTATCAGGTACGCGAGCGGAGCTACGGCTCTTTCGCCCGCTCCCTGCCTCTTCCGGTCCCAATCATACCCGAACAGGCCAGAGCCAGCTTCAAAAACGGTGTCCTCGAAATAATCCTCCCGAAGGTAGAGGCTCCAAAAGGGCGTACCCTTCAAATCGAGACCGAGTAA
- a CDS encoding oxidoreductase, with translation MKQKIKVAVFKFTSCSGCQLPFLNMETELLDLAEAVEIACFAMASSAVHPGPYDVAFVEGGISCARDVERIKMVREQTKILVAIGNCAVHGGPQALRNRLPFDEVKSAVYPQPDLVEGYPTSKGLAEYVPVDGFLEGCPVDKGHLQDYIVSVLQGKAPEVSTRSVCLECKMKNNVCVIVAEGVACMGVVTSAGCGALCPSYDRGCYGCFGPSADPNLSAFSNLCRELGLTGDEVQRKYRYIVSNAKAFREEADKYAPKPGEG, from the coding sequence ATGAAGCAGAAAATTAAGGTGGCTGTTTTTAAATTCACCTCCTGTTCGGGTTGTCAGTTGCCCTTCTTAAACATGGAAACCGAACTTCTTGATCTCGCCGAAGCCGTGGAGATTGCATGTTTCGCCATGGCAAGCAGCGCGGTGCACCCCGGCCCCTACGATGTTGCCTTTGTAGAAGGAGGAATTAGTTGTGCCCGCGATGTAGAGCGTATCAAAATGGTCCGGGAACAGACGAAGATCCTGGTGGCCATCGGCAATTGCGCCGTGCACGGGGGCCCCCAGGCCTTACGCAACCGGCTTCCTTTTGATGAGGTAAAATCCGCCGTTTATCCCCAGCCTGACCTGGTCGAGGGGTATCCTACTTCAAAGGGGCTGGCGGAGTACGTTCCTGTAGACGGTTTTTTGGAAGGATGCCCGGTGGATAAAGGACACCTGCAGGATTACATCGTGAGCGTGTTACAGGGAAAGGCTCCCGAGGTGAGTACACGCAGTGTTTGTCTTGAGTGTAAAATGAAGAACAATGTTTGTGTGATTGTGGCCGAAGGGGTGGCCTGTATGGGTGTGGTGACATCCGCAGGTTGCGGCGCTTTATGTCCTTCTTACGACCGGGGGTGTTACGGCTGTTTTGGCCCCAGTGCCGACCCCAACCTTTCGGCTTTTTCTAATTTATGCCGGGAACTTGGGTTAACCGGGGACGAGGTTCAGCGGAAATACAGGTATATCGTCAGCAACGCAAAGGCTTTCCGGGAGGAGGCGGATAAATATGCACCAAAGCCGGGTGAAGGTTGA
- a CDS encoding sigma-70 family RNA polymerase sigma factor, which translates to MKGYPSDQELVRQTRAGDLRAFEIIVERYQEAVYRTVYRLLRNRQEAEDAAQEAFIKCYQHLSQYDETRPFPPWLYRIATNLTLSKLRRQKKYQFVPWDLFFNRVTTTADPRNQGFNLTSRNGVKMGNADPEAAWEEKEARSEITLALKKLKPLDQLVIILRYFEELSYEEIAVILQTNRNNVEVRLYRARQKLRAILGGGQTPGKKEKHGEVGVTVCSRAGK; encoded by the coding sequence ATGAAAGGGTATCCTTCAGACCAGGAATTGGTCCGGCAGACCCGCGCGGGTGATTTACGGGCCTTTGAAATAATTGTCGAGCGTTACCAGGAGGCAGTTTACCGGACTGTGTACCGTTTGCTCAGGAACCGGCAGGAAGCCGAAGACGCGGCGCAGGAGGCGTTCATTAAATGCTACCAGCACCTTTCCCAATACGATGAGACGCGTCCATTTCCGCCCTGGCTTTACCGGATTGCTACCAATCTGACTCTAAGCAAACTGCGCCGCCAGAAAAAGTACCAGTTCGTTCCCTGGGACCTGTTTTTTAACAGGGTTACAACAACTGCGGATCCAAGAAACCAGGGTTTTAATCTCACCTCGCGAAACGGAGTAAAAATGGGTAACGCGGACCCCGAGGCTGCCTGGGAGGAGAAGGAAGCAAGATCAGAAATCACCCTTGCCTTAAAAAAACTTAAACCCCTTGACCAACTGGTTATAATCCTGCGCTATTTCGAAGAACTCAGCTATGAGGAAATTGCCGTTATTCTGCAGACAAACCGGAACAACGTGGAAGTCAGACTCTACCGGGCGAGACAGAAACTCCGGGCAATACTTGGAGGAGGGCAGACTCCCGGGAAAAAAGAGAAACACGGAGAAGTGGGGGTGACGGTATGCTCTCGTGCAGGGAAATAA